TAGTTTAGCAAAGTAGTGATGATgattttttaatacaaattatataaaacacaaaattagaaaaaaaaacaacgcaagaatttttttttttttaatttaaaactacttttaaaaatattaaaaattattatagaTATGCTAACAAACGAAATTATTTAGTTCTACAATAATTTCTACATAATGCACTTAAATGAAATGTCTAATGAttatacaaattatttttaaacaaaaaatatataataaaaaattgttattacaatttttaatttttgaaaaacaaaaaagtttaaaaaattattttactttaagTATTTTTCTCCTAAGggaaagtaaagtaaagaaaaattgtttttttccaaCTCAAGGTGGtactacacaaaaaaaattgtttttttttattatatatttaatgaaaataataCTTTTGGCATagcaaaataaattatataattattttttaataaagaatTTTAATAGTTGttttttaactcaaaaaaaaaataaatctaaaaAGTTTTATActtagaaaaacaatttttttcttgacttaaaaaaaatatttttttatataaaaaagttttattttgattacatctttaaagtttttccaaaaaacataaattttaaacaaacttatattaaaaaagaaaaattttttgtatacataataacataaacaaatttaaaaattacatttaaaaattttaaaaactaaaaataaatatttgaaaaatataaattcaAAAGCCAAAGTGCAGAGTTCTTCATAGACCCATGAAGCTTTTcttttttggaaacattttaacaCTTTGCTTTcaagtttctttttttcaataaaattttataagaaaaattcaaaaattttaactacctttgaaaatttttccctcTTCTATGATTCTGTTCTGTTCCTTAAGAGGaactaccattttttttttcttaaaattttatgaaatttttaggatgattttttgttgggttttttgtttttttcatttatgcAGCAGTCTTCTTTAGTTATagtttcttgttttttgtttgttttagttttatgcTCGACTTCGTCCCTTAATTGTCACAAATCCTTTTGCCATTGTTGTTCTACATTAGTGCAGCCTTGTTGTGTCTCTTCCTATGAGGCCTTGGCAAATTGTATTACCGAACTGTGACGCATTACTTTCTGGCCTTCCTCTTTGGCAATGTTGCCACCATTTACTTCCATTTCTCCCGCTTCGGCACAATCGCTCATATAGAGTTTGCGTTTTCTTAAAGGCAAAGTCATGACATCGCGATCAGCCATTAGCATATCGCTTTCGGGTGACGATGATCTCTCTGGAGATTCGGCAGATGAGCGTAGCGGTGCTATGGCAGCCTCAACTTGACGCAGGATTATTTCATTGTTTTGGAAGGAGGATCTGCAATGGGAAGACacagaaaatacaaattaatttaaaaacccAAGCATACTAAAAGTAAGTACACATTTACTAAGTTAAAAAAATGTAGGCTAATAATGGGAAGACATAGAGAACACAAATTAATTATAAAACCCCATGCATTAAATCTTAAGAAAATAAATACTTAAAGTAAGTACACATTAACTAAGTTCAAGAAAATGTAGGCTAACAAAATTTCTGAGGTAtttaaccatgtaaaacttttttgcAAGTGGTTTTGGACGCGGCAATAAAAAGTAGGTCCCTAATCATTTAGCCCCCATTGATTGAGGGAAGTATACCCACTATTCCTTAGTGaaaggttcatgggcaaatgtgTCATTTTACAAGAGCATTGTGAAACTAATGTTGACATATGGGGGCAGCCAGGACGACTGTGTGAAGAACGGCTCTTCCTCGGCGATCAAACTGGTTAGTAGTattgtaaaaatcgattttggatTAATCGAAAAAATGACTTTCGAATATTCGTAGAAATCGGGTTATGTTTACTCCTAAAAAACGATCTTCGATTATTCCTTAAAATTGATCGTTGATTACTTGTTATCGAGATTCGATTTTCAATTCGACCAACAGCATCGATATCATCGAAATTTATTATTagtaatatcgaaaatatcgcatgttgtgattatcgatagtttgccagctctaaacTTAAACCTACTTCGATTATTTAAAAATGACAGTCccgttttgtattttttattgcTTAACATTGTACtttgatttttgacaaaaacGCTAAAAATTGAGTTTTCTTTTCTAGTCCCAAAAATCTCTGCTCGATAAATCGATTATTCACTAAACTTGATATAAGGTTTTTCGTAAAAATCAATATTCTttaatatgttaaaatcaattTTCGTTTATTCGTTTCTATCGATTTTTGAttattcataaaaatcgattttccaTTATTCTCAATCATCGAATATTCGTAGAAATCGATATTTGattacaacaatttttaaaatagaaGAGAGAATAGAAGATCTACCAGaataaattttcgatttttcagATAAATCAATTATCGATTGTTCGTCAAAGTTGATTATTCGTAGAAACCGATTTGTGATTattcgtaaaaatcgattttccaTTATTCTCAATCATCGACTATTCGTAGAAATCGATATTTGattacaacaatttttaaaatagaTGAGAGAATAGAAGATCTACcattatttttatttgcctAAGTAGATCATTTGTGAAAATCGATTGGTCGAGAAAATCGATGTTCGATAATTCGTAAATATTGATTTACATAATTAGTAAAAATCGTCTTTCAAACATAAGTAAAACTCCATTTGCCATTACTCCtaaaaatcgattttcgatTATTAAGTACAAATCGATAGTCAATTATACTCAATATCTATTTTCGAACATGAGTCAAAATCGATCTtcgtttattattatttataaaagATGATAATTCGTGAAAATCGATTGagataatttgttgatatcgaactattaaaatcgattttcgaaaattatcTAATGGGGAGATtcggatcatgagaagacgacgGTACTACTGAAAAGAAGTGAGgcatcataacagaacactacgatcTCACTTGTGCAATATCGGTGCAAAAACAACCTATTATCGATAATCGATTATTGCTAATAATTAATTATTATCGATTTATCAATTATTCGCAAATCTTGATATTCgatttttcgtaaaaatccATCTTCGTTAATTGCAAAAAATCACTTTCAGATTATTAGTAAAAATCAATATTCGATTATACTCAAATATCGATATTCGAACGTAAAAATGGACCTTCTATGTTTGATTATTCGTAAAAACTGATTTTCGATTATTCGTAAAGATCGATTTGCGTTTATTCCGAAAAATCAATTAGTGATTGTTCGTAAACATTGATTTTCGATTATtcccaaaaatctattttgccaGTATTCtcaaaaatcgattattcgtaaaaatcaaaagtaattgcggattttttaaaagaaagtaaatgcatttttaataaaatttagaatgaactttaatcaaatatacttttttacactttttttctaaagcaagctaaaagtaacagctgataactgacagaagcaagaatgcaattacagagtcacaagctgtgaaaaaattgtcaacgccgactatatgaaaaatccgcaattactttttgggcaacccaatagattaaaCTCAAAAAGTGATATTCGTGATATtcataaaattgttaaaatagATCTTCTATTATTACTACTCGTCTAAGTTAACAATGCGTGAAAATCGATTTGtcgagaaaatcgattttcGATAATTCGCAAATATCGATTTCAATAATTAGTAAAACGAACTTACGATTATCAGTAAAAATCCATTATTCCTAAAAATCGATTGTTCATTATTCCCGCCAATCGATATTCGATTATGCTCAAATATCGATATGAGAGCATATGTTGAAATGGATCTTCGTTTATTATTATTCGTAAAAGTCGACAATGCGTGAAAATCGAAtagtcgtaaaaatcgattttccaTGATTCgcgaaaatcgattcagataatTTATTAATAGAGAATTTCGACTATTagtaaaaatctttatttgattaTTTGTTGAGATTCCTAAAAATCGATATTCGATtattcatgaaaatcgattgatcgtaatttttattttttttttaatcaaaaaaaccgaaaaatcaACTTTTGCATCAGTCTATATCGCTTTGTTGGCCGGCTATTAGCGAAGGAGTTCGTGCCTTTAATTCCCTTCAGTGGTTTTGTTTGGTATGTTATTACACCCCTCCATAACCCAATCAAAcctaaaaatgtcaaaatacTTACTCGAATTTCGGCACTGGGGCATAACCCTTGGTCGTCAGACCCTGTCTCGTCAATTCATTTCTCTTATAGCGTTCGATAATTTCATTTGCCTCTTGCACCTCTCCAAATTGATCGATtatcatattttgatgtatgtcCTGGGATCCATGACGTTGCACTTCTGGGTATAAAGAAGCTTGAccattgctgctgttgctggcaAGGCTATTCGATTTCTGTTGAGAACGATGTAGTTGCAtgatttgtatggcagcttGTTGAACATCATCTTCACCACGGCTGGCTATGGTGGCAGCCTCTAAGAGAGCAGGATTAATGGTGGGCTGTTCAAAGTGTCCGGCTATCGAATGCTGATGCAGATCCAAAGGAGTAGATGCAGAATTATGCGTTGTTTGCACATAATGATAATGCGTTGGCGTTTGAGACGTAGGAGGAGAAGAACTTTGGTAATGATAGTTGACATGCTGTTGTTCCAGGTGATTCGGCTGATTGTGCTGATTGTGCTGACTgtgatgatgttgttgctgttggccAACACTCAAATCTGTGGGCATTTCATCGGCCAAGGGGAAATTTGCTTGATTGCTCATATCCATTAAGGTGGCTGCTGCCAGTTGGCGTGTGGCACTGGAGGTGGGTGTGGAACCGCTGGCCACACCACTATCGCGACTATGATGATCGGTCTCCATGCCCAAGGACATGGTGGGTGAGGCCACCGAGGATGTGGGTGAACCGGCCGATAGCCTAGAAGCTGAGGCATACGAAGAGCTAGGCGACATTGAGGAAGTGGGAGAGCCGGGTGAACCCGGGCTGAGAGGTCCCGAGGTGCTTATGGAACGCGGTTTTTCTTGTCTGGGCTTGCGTTGCTTTGTGGTGGCGGTCGCCGTGGTGGAAGAGGCTATAGTGCCTATGCTGGACGAAGGTGATTGTGGAGAACTAGGCCCAGAGATGGTCTCTACTCCCGATGAGGTGGAAACAGACGAAGGAGAATTATTGGCATTGCCATTATTGCTGGTAACACTATTGGCAGCTGCAGCAGCAGCTGCTTCCTCTTCCTCATCAGGTATTTCATTGGCATGACCCTTAATGTGGGCCTCCATTTCCTTTTTGCTCTTAAAGGTCTCATCACAAATGGTGCATTTGTAACACTTGGACCCATAATGCTGAACGCGATGCAATTTCAGCACATGATTATAGCCAAAATCTCGGAAGCAGATGTCGCAATGATAGGGTTTCTCACCCGTATGGGTGCGTGAATGGACCTTCAGTTGCTTGGAACAGGTAAAACCCTTGCCACAACCTTCAACGGGGCATTTGTAGGGTTTCTCGCCGGTATGCGTACGCATGTGGATAACCAGTTGGCCGGATTGTATGAAGGTTTTGTCGCACACCGAACATTTATGCGGCCTTTCACCGGTATGAATGCGCATGTGGCGATGCAATTTTCCCGAATGCTCAAAGGCGCGACCGCACACTTCGCATTTGTAGGGGCGCTCCTTGGTGTGTATGCGCCTATGAACCTGTAGATTTTCCTTGACGCTAAAGAGTTTGTGACAGAATTCACATTCGAAGGGTCTTTCGCCGGTGTGAGTGCGATAATGGCGAATCtgaagagagagaaagagagagagatagagagaaagagagagaacaAAGGCAAACGTTAGAAAAGAGGGTGGATGTAAGACTTAAAATCTAGACCAAAAATTACAGATTTTAGACTTAAGATTTTGAGTTCTTCAATTTTAggtttaagtttatttttttgattttagaatttttttcacTTACCAGTCTTGCAGGTACAGCAAATGTCTTCTGGCAGACATTACACTGATATGGATCACCTCCATTCGAGGCTGCATTGGCATTGGGCTTAATCTGTGGCGTCTTGGGTATGCCCAATGGCAAACCATCTGCATTCACCTCATAGCCAACATTTAGAGCGGTGTTCACCGATCCATTACCACTCATTAGACTCAAGTCCCCATTTTTGACATGCGATTTGGTATGCGAGGTATGTGCCGATTTGCTGCCAAAAGTCATGCCACATTGTTCACATTTAAATTGTGGCTTATTAGGATTTGCCTTACGTCCCACCGCTCCAGGTGTTGTAGAGGTGGGCAATGGGACCGTATGGGATGTATTGCCGCTGGTACTGCTAATGGTAACattttgatttgttgttgttgtgtttaggGAAGCAGGTTGAGAGGTGGTTGCATACAAAGTAATACCCGATGGTAATAATTCGGTTTTAATGTTGGTTAAGtattgatgatgttgttgctggtgctgttgctgttgctgcaggTGTTCATGTTGAAGCTGCTGGATGTGACTAATACTTGAATTGGCattattttgtgaaatttgttgCACATTCAGAGACACATTGTTCAAGGAATATGTGCCGATGGATTGCTGGTGTTgaagttgttgttgatgatgttgctgctgctgctgcaagtGCAGCGGAAGATGATCtagggtggtggtggtggttgtggtGCGTAAAGGACCACATAGCTCCGCTTGACTAGGTTGTTCCGATTTTATAATCAGTGGGGTGGATTGGTAATAAACCATGGTGTTATTTTGTGAATCTAGaatgataaaaaaataagaaaaaaaattattacaaaattatataaaaaatatattgaaaatatatataaaaaacataaGGTAATAAGAATaatattattatataaaatataattttttaaacttttattttaattttgtttttagtttcttATTTGGATCTCTTAAAGAAATTGATATAGGAAAACTgtctattgaaaatattttatataaaatttattttatagaaaatgttgtactTTTTCATGTGTGCAGCTTACTTTGTGTGTttctattaaatattttttgaaaacgaATTGATATTGAAAAGGTATAAATGCTTAACAGCTTGCCTCAATATGAGCCTTCATATCCTTGTTAACATTTTTATGTGTGCAGCTGTTTTCAAAACGAACTCCTTTAGATCGTTAAAACGAATTGATATTGAAAAACCACAACTGGTGATGGTTTGTGACAAGTCTCTTCTTTCAGAAAATACAACACATGTGTATGAGTGCAATTGTTTTACATATATGTAAAAATTGTTATCAGAAAAATTGAAAGcattaatttttctatttaGTTTCAATTCTGAATTTATGTTGACAAACTGCAAATGACGTTTAGTTTATCTTCAATTAAGCTTTAATGGAATGGCAATGAGTTTTGTGTGTGCATTGGTTTAGTAAGATTTTAGTGGAACTGATTATTGCAATTCTGTTGAGCTCTTTAATGCGAATTGATACTGTGTAGCAGCGAATGGT
The Stomoxys calcitrans chromosome 3, idStoCalc2.1, whole genome shotgun sequence genome window above contains:
- the LOC106091460 gene encoding Krueppel homolog 1, with protein sequence MVYYQSTPLIIKSEQPSQAELCGPLRTTTTTTTLDHLPLHLQQQQQHHQQQLQHQQSIGTYSLNNVSLNVQQISQNNANSSISHIQQLQHEHLQQQQQHQQQHHQYLTNIKTELLPSGITLYATTSQPASLNTTTTNQNVTISSTSGNTSHTVPLPTSTTPGAVGRKANPNKPQFKCEQCGMTFGSKSAHTSHTKSHVKNGDLSLMSGNGSVNTALNVGYEVNADGLPLGIPKTPQIKPNANAASNGGDPYQCNVCQKTFAVPARLIRHYRTHTGERPFECEFCHKLFSVKENLQVHRRIHTKERPYKCEVCGRAFEHSGKLHRHMRIHTGERPHKCSVCDKTFIQSGQLVIHMRTHTGEKPYKCPVEGCGKGFTCSKQLKVHSRTHTGEKPYHCDICFRDFGYNHVLKLHRVQHYGSKCYKCTICDETFKSKKEMEAHIKGHANEIPDEEEEAAAAAAANSVTSNNGNANNSPSSVSTSSGVETISGPSSPQSPSSSIGTIASSTTATATTKQRKPRQEKPRSISTSGPLSPGSPGSPTSSMSPSSSYASASRLSAGSPTSSVASPTMSLGMETDHHSRDSGVASGSTPTSSATRQLAAATLMDMSNQANFPLADEMPTDLSVGQQQQHHHSQHNQHNQPNHLEQQHVNYHYQSSSPPTSQTPTHYHYVQTTHNSASTPLDLHQHSIAGHFEQPTINPALLEAATIASRGEDDVQQAAIQIMQLHRSQQKSNSLASNSSNGQASLYPEVQRHGSQDIHQNMIIDQFGEVQEANEIIERYKRNELTRQGLTTKGYAPVPKFESSFQNNEIILRQVEAAIAPLRSSAESPERSSSPESDMLMADRDVMTLPLRKRKLYMSDCAEAGEMEVNGGNIAKEEGQKVMRHSSVIQFAKAS